The Archocentrus centrarchus isolate MPI-CPG fArcCen1 chromosome 5, fArcCen1, whole genome shotgun sequence genome contains the following window.
AGGAGTGCCGGAGTGCGCGCTCTCTTGTTTGACGTCTCCATGGAGACCGCCCGAGCGGCGCCGGGCTGACAGGCGTCAAGGCTCGGATGAATGGGTGACGTCACCGCAGTGGCGCCTGCCAGTCTGCTCGGGCTTGTTTGGACAATCTGGGGGGAAGATTCGGAACAGAGCGATGCGATCcgagtgtgtgtgcgcacacaagGCTGAGCACACACTGCAGAAACATGTGAAGGAATCCGTGAAGCTGATGCTCACACTGGGCTTCCTTCAGCGCCCAGAGCCTGGAAAAAGACTGTGTGCTTCCAAAGAAGTGCAGTTTAAAGAGCATAAAGAAAGCTTTGAGTTAAGAGACTGAGGATTTTGTGCGGAGAGCGGTGGCGCTGGAATGGCTGCGCAGCATGTTTTCGAAATCGGTCAACAATATGACATGAAATACTAATAAACCAATGATCGGACAAATGAAATAAACCGCTTAACTGCATTCCACACGGTTCacgtaaataataaaaaaaagaaatcgcATTGAACTAATACAAATTTAGAAAGGTGACTCTTTTCCCAGGATTGTTTGGCCACATGAATCCTCTAAACTTTTACTGTACTATTGTCATCCAACATCTGCAGAGCCATCAACAATTGTGAAAAGGCAAATCTAGGGCACTGTGGTAGCCTAATTATCATTAGCCATTCATTCTATTCATCCTGTCCCATCCCACAGCGCATACCCAACTATTCACCACCCTTTGACTGTCCCCAGGCAATCTACACCTGCAGAGTCCCCAAGCCATGGACAGCTGGATTCCCACATATTACCCATAAAAGACacacatttgtttccatttgtaACGCCATTCCTCAAACAGATTGTAAATCCCGATAACCAGCCGAGCGCTGTCACTGGCTGAGAGTGAAGTTTTGAACCGCCCCATCAATACAAACGCAGCTGTCTCATTGGCCCTCCGCCTTCAAACCGGACGATGCGGCCCCGCCCCTAACTTCTACTGCGTTATAAAGCCGGGGAGGTTTGCCCATGTGGATGTTGCGAACTGTCAACTTTGCGTTGCTATCAACTCTAAAAGGAAGAGAAGCCTGACTGCCAAACAACTCTTATCTCTTTTACTCATCATCTTTGGAAGCTACACTACTCAAGATGAAGGTTGTCGGATCTACCTGCGCTTTGAAGAGCAAGGGCGAGGACGTGGTGCGCTGCCTGTCCGATCAGAGCCTGACCATCTCCAAGTGCAAGATCCCGCTGCTGGACGAGCAGATGAGCGTATTCCTCCAGGACATGAACAGCTGCTACAGCAAACTGAAGGAGCTCGTGCCCACTCTGCCTACCAACAAGAAGGCCAGTAAAGTGGAGATCTTGCAACACGTCATTGACTACATCTGGGACCTGCAGGTCGAGCTGGACGAGCCGGAGAAGAGCCGTCAGCACACCGTCAGCAGCGTGCCCCGCACACCGCTTACCACCCTTAACGCGGAGCTTGCCAGCATCTCAGTGGAGGTAAATATCTTGTCACTCATACTGCTGAATGAATCAGAGAATAGGTCATTGTCCAGCAGAGTTGCATGCATTCAGATACAAACTGCACATGAGTGTCAGGACGCGTGCGTAAAGTTTTAGTCTGTGCGTAAAATCTCAATGTGCGCACGGATTTCAGCTGATGTGTGTTTTATATCACTGTTTGTGCTAACAAACCTACTTTCCCCCCCTCTTCCTGCAGAACGGATGCTCAGATGACAGGATTATGTGCCGTTAAGAGCTGCTGGAGCATCGCCCcgcatcacatcacatcacatcaacCACAGCGAGGGAGTAAACAAGGCTGCTTGATGTGACTTCTCGAACAGCATCAAGAAACACAACCTTGAACTGTGTAGGGACGTTTCATACTCCCAGTGTTAGATAACAGTTGTGTGGACATTCTGCGGCGACGAGCCTCTCTTGTCACTTACGGCTCTCGATTTCTAAGAGGGCCCCGAGATGAGAGGAAGATAAGCAGCGGTGTCCAGATATGGACTGGGTTAGCCAGGGGACCAAGACAAGTTCAGCGCAACCAGCATCGCTCGTTGCTTGCAGAGTTTCTAAAGAAAGCTAAAGTTTCTGTTACTGCTCTTTGTATCTTGTGTAAACCATGTAGAGGATTCAACGTTTTtgtaaaagatttttaaaaaaaaagttaatttctcAGATTCCTGAGCGACAAACTGTATTGTATATTACAATGACACAATATGTGAAGATATtgttttcttacaatgtacattatttggtgtttttattaaaacaagACAATTATTTTTGAACAAGACCCCTCTGtgtcactgtgtctgtgtgcgggAGAAAGTATCCCATCCTATACCTGAGCAGGTTTCAGTATTGAGCTCCTTGCTAGAACTGCAGTTGTGAAAAATAACACTATATGGTGAGTAGACTAGTGAGTCGACCTTTAAAGCCTTATTAGCATTGCAATTAAGCGTATGCGTCCACTCATATTCATCAACAGCTTATGCAGGAGACTGTGAActgcctgtcacaaaaaaaaaagtgctacaCTCACAAGAAGCTGTTAAAAGTCTTTCAAGTAACATAAAACCAAAGCTGGTGGTAAACATGCTGGTTCATGGCCAGTTTAATTGGTAATTTGCTTCACTATGAGCCATTAAAGTATCACATTACAAGAGGAAGTCACACTTTAAATCTACACACTTAAAGATTCTGACAGCTACAGAATCTGACATAAACTTTAAATTAATGACACGtgcattttgttcattttctacACGTGTTCAATTCACTGGCAACGATAAGAAGGCATAGTTTAttggaaaaggaaataaaactaaTCAAAACAAAGGCTTTGTTTCACTCCATAAAACATCCATTTCAATATGGTGTTTCAATATGTTATCCTGTAAatcagcatttgttttttttttgttttttttttaaagtctgccGGCACCGCAGGAGTTAAAATGGCTTTGGCGAGGCGATTCGTTATAAGATTTATTCTGTCTCCCTGGTGCAATGTTTTCCCCATTTCCCTGCGGTGCGATGCGCACAGCTGCAGTCCCGGCGTGGCcagtgtgtgattgtgtttgtgtgatagcTTTGTGCCAAGGGCAGGGGAGGGCGGCGGGGCCCAGACTGAGCGGCGCCTCGGCACACCTGGGGAAGTTCAGGTTAAATAGCTCCACATTCCTCAACACACAGCTGATTGAAACATTAACAAACAGTAATCCACGGGCCAGGCCGCAGATGGGCCGGGAACCACGCCAacgctgagagagagagagcgagagagagagagagagagagctgctcTCGGGTAGAGATTCCCACAGTACAGTCGTATGCCATAAGTTTGCTATATATActtaaaagaagaaggaaaaaaaaaactgcactgctTTAGTTGTTGAAGAAGCATCCATGAGTAGAACTATTTAACACaactcctccttttctttcGTCGTTTTTGTTCATACTGCTTCATCATTTATGACATTGCTTCTCTTAGctgttctctttttctctctccaaaGCTTAATCATATTAGTATATATATTagtgtatatatatagtatatatatattagtatatataaatatatacttgTACTGGCTATATAGATAATTACGTTACATGTGATTAACAGATTAAGTCCAGGCGTTGTGGTTTCTATAATAAGTCTGTACTTTGTCCtcgatgtttgttttttttattactctTAAATCTGGACTCTATGGTGGATTTTGGCCTCAGTCTTAATAACAATTATCATTTTAATCCCTGAGTCAATAAACGCAAATCATCTTCACAGTCCTGCCTTCAACTCCCGCTGGTAGCTAGCGCCCTCTCGCGGGCGTGAGATTAATTGCAAATGTAAagtcttcattttcttctgtgtgGCGAAGGATGCGCCAGGGAACACGGTGGAAGATAACAGCGCCCTCTTCTGGTTAATAGCAACATTTTAATTATGTACATGTACGTGTACAGCATGGCGTTTATACACGGCGTGTAATGGTAAGTGTATTTTACTCGAGTGTGTCGGTGTACTTGTGCTTTCCATTATAAGACTGCTTTAGATTTAATTACTTCACTGATTCCACATAtgcattatttaatttaaaatatactaACTGGACTAATtgtagaagtttttttttttttaatggatccGCTGTTCCAACCAAATGTTGCACAAATCAGTATTAAAATATTAGGATAAAGAACAGAAGCATTCATAGTCACTGTGTTTATAAATACTTTACAGTTGcacatcttttctgactgttttttcactagttttgcatttggctagggtcagtgtcaccactggtagcatgaggcggtacctggaccctacagaggttgaacaggtagtccaactcagGATGGCACATGAACGTGTACCATTGCTAGAAGGTTTGCTGTttcccagcacagtctgaagagcatggaggagattccagaagACGGCAGTTATTCTATGAGAGCCGGACAgagccatagaaggtccttaaacccatcagcaggactagtatctgctcctttgtgcaagaggGAAcgggatgagcactgccagagctacaaaatgacctcctgcaggccactggtgtgaatgtctctgaccaaacaatcagaaacagacttcatgagggtggcctgaaggCCCCACATCCTCTAATggaccctgtgctcactgcccaacactgtggagcctgattatCATTTGttatagaataccagaattggcaggtccattTATTGTAAATATACAGTAGTTTGCTGTCATTTAATTTACAGCAGCCTCTTGACCATCTAAAGACCAGTCAACTGCTTCACTcgaaaaaaatcacttttgcACCTCAATACTCCACGAAAACTGCAAACTGgcatttttgttaaaaattttaaatactttttggATGGCGGCAGCGTTGTGGGGGCCATGCTCCTTAATCTGAAAAAGACATTCGACACATATGTCAAACATGATATCCTCCTGTCTTAACTATCTAAATATAATTTTTCTAAACACGCTGTAGATTGGCTTGAGTCATAAACAGGAGAGCAAAGTGTGATGGTTTACCAAGAAAGGTCCTCTGTGCTGAAAAGCTGAATGGATATTCCTCAGGGATCAGTCCTAGGCCCATTGTGATTCAGTCTGTTTATAAAAGACTTGGCTGCCAGTTGCACAGAGGACAGCTGCCCGCTTTATGCAGATGTTACATCCACAACATGCAAATCATTTTTCAAAGACACTCAAGATCAATTTGAGTTGCTTTAAGCTAATTCCAAAAACTACACCCCGATGTGGGAATAGCAGCCCAGCTGATATTTTCCCCTTGTCATATTGTGACAGTATGGGCTCAAGCATCACCATCTATAATGAGGCACCTGGCAAGCTTATACAACCAGACTGTGAAAATAATGGATTAAAAGCTTCTTCAGTGGCATTGTCACATTAAAAACTCGTTTGTTGTTGATTTTGTTTATCTTCAGATTTATAAACCATCTAGCCAGATTCTCTTTCTAGAGCCGTCCAAAGACAAAACAGCAATAGAGTCGCTGTGTCATGAGCAATGGACTAAACTGGAGAATCAGTAAAGGCTTGTCATCTGTGGAGCACACTACCAACTGAAACTGAATTTCTCTCACATATTAATCTTTCACAGTAAAGGTCAAAGGCCGGCTAAAAGCAAATCAGAGCTGCagtcattttaattaataaCGCTACAATTTTTATAATCATTTTAATCTAtgtatttcttttgcatttatttcactATATTTCCTTTCTCCACGCTTATGTTTATTGCAGTTTTGTATCTATAGTGTGTTGTGGTTTTATGTAACTGAATACTGTAAAACGTGTGTTGTGGATGTAAAAACCCTCAGTATGCTGCATGTCTTAAGCATCTATGAAAGTTCCTAAAAGcttacatattttatttctgcttaGGAAAATGTCCTGAGAGGCTCTTCCATTACTGTGGTCTCAGGAATACAGTGCATCATACTACAAAGGTTATAACGCCCTGAAATTGGCACCCGTTTCCAGGTTTTCTGCTCGACTTGAGTATGATGCTGAAAATCAAAGAAAGGCAACAGAACACCACATCCTTCCTTTTTCCCAGTAACTTGACAGCAGGCGCCCTCGCCTGGTTTGTATGATCGAACTAATTATTCTGACACGGCAGCACACCTGCTGATATTTACCCATACCAGACTGGAAATGTAAACTGCATGGAGTCAGCACCGCTTAGAAACAGTGAATTATTTGAGAGTCAGAGCCAGGAGCATTTAAAtagaaatttgtattttatatcaatatcaacatcaacagaaaaaaaaaaaaaaaatctgtaatatACATCCTGTAAAATGACAGCTTATCTTACctccaaagaaagaaaagaaacaaaccaaatgATCTCCTGCCTCTTTTTGCACTTCATTCAAACTTcaaggctttcttttttttttccccctgaagtAACAAAATCTGGACATAAGATGAAGTCATTTCCTGAAAAATAGATGGGATATTGATATGTCtttaagtggattttttttttttttctacgtCACAGCAAAACATGCGTGTTTTTTCTGATTGTAAAAACTCTCTGTTGTGGGGTTTTTCAGCCCTCTTCGCGCTGCACCTCACTTCCCCACACATCTCATGTCCATAACCATCCATCATTTTTACAGATCCATGATATGTACCCATTTACCATCAGAATAATATAACACATATTGTAAAAAATGTACACCAGAAACCTCAGAAACTATACATGTGGAAAAATATCTTTGGATTGCGCATGTTGAAAAGGTAGATTCAGCGAGCTGATAACAGTCAAAACAGAACATggtgtgaatttaaaaaaaatacacctgacGGAGCTGCTGCTGGGAGGGGAACGCTGCAGGAACCCACGCTTGTGGGTGAATTGAGGAATCCGTGTTCCCGCCTTCACTGTACTGCAGACAAATCCCACACAGCTCACCGCACAAAGAAACCAACGTAAAGCGGATCATTTGAAGTCTTTTCCTGGCCTGGAAGAATTGACTTTCACCACCCTCCAATAAAACTTCTGATGGTGTCAGAATTCAAACTTTAACACATCAGATCCTCATCACAAGTTAAAAAGTGCCTTTCTAAAAACATGTAAtacataacctttttttttttggggtggggggggattaAAAAGGATTCTGTAAATGACAGACAAAggaactgaaacaaacacatctGCAATTTTTGCAAAAgctttaacaaaagaaaaaaaaaaacaagaaaaaagtaaaatcaacCAAATCAGCATTGACCTATGGGACACAAAAATACAACCAGGTCTCATACTTTGTGCAAGAACGGGcctttaaaaagcatgtttgatATAGCTTGTAGAATATTTACAATTCATATTCACAGAGAACATTTGAGACATCTAATACTGCAGTACCATTTGTTTGCTTATAACAGGGATTATGATGCTCAGGTACAGTCTAAAGCATAAAGGCAAGAGTTATTGCTCCAATCTGCATAACATAGTAAACTGTGTGCTTATAGCTTCCAATGACTTTAGAATGAGGCGCATCCAAAggataagaaaattaaagacaaaCCAAAATTGTTGTGAAGGCATTGAATCTCTAGTAAGGCTGTAATGAAGAAATattgcatccacccccccccccaaacagaaGCCTTGTGGTAAAGTGCAGCCACAGCCAGTTGTACCGTAGTCCTGTTCTGCAGTCTGGCTGCGACGCTGAATACTGTCCGACAGCTTCAggtcacacacaaatacacgtgcaaacacacactgatatcTTATTTTTGCGTACATGTGTGCAAGGCTTACACTGCGGATGAAACCTAGCACAAATTATTTGTCCTCGCAGCCCACATTGTCCAGGGCAAACAGCATGTTATGCTGAGTCTTCTGTCATTTATGCTGGGGGAACTcctactgtgtgtgtatattttattatatatatatatatatatatatatatatatatatatatatatatatatatatatatatatatatatatatatatatatttctgtgtgtgtccaaTTCCTCTCCTGGTCCAGCTGACTCTGCCACAGCTGAAAGGTCCAGATTCTGTCCTGAGCTACAGATTCTCAGCAATActtctgcaaaaacacaaagcagacaGAAAGTTACATAATGCAAACCCTCTGAGCAACAACTACACCACAAGCAAGACCTTTAaattttctgtctgtgacagAATTAGCCACCTGATCAGGTCCCATTGGCATTCTGCCCATTCCCATAGAGTTCATGCCTATTTGGCCCTGCATCTGTCCTGGCATCTGGGCCATCTGTCCTGTGCCAGCCCCGCTGACCGGCCCAGGTCCCCCCATCGAGTTATTCATCATCATGGGTCCAAACTGGCCCTGGCTGCCCTGCTGGGGGAACTGCTGGGGATAGGACCtggaaaaacaatcaaacaaacaaacaaaaaaaaacagaaaaattagaagTAGTAATTTACCTCTGAAACTTTACTTTTAGAAACACCATGCGGCGATGTTTCTGTATGTTGCTAAAAATAATACttaaataatcaataatcaaGCCTGATGCAACATACATGTTACGTGGCATTCCACCCTGCGGCCAGCCTTTCAAGTCTCCGGATGGGTACGAGTGCCCTCCCTGTGGATTTCCCTGCATTCCTGGCATCATTGCATTCTGTGGAGGGCCTCCCATTCTACCTGGCATTATATTTCCTGGTGGGCTGCAACCTGGAGCCATGAAAGCTGGGTCCCCCTGCTGGTTCATCCCTGCAAATAGTGCAACAGTTGTTGAGTGTGAAACTCCAGGAGAATATGACACAGGATACAGATAGCTGACTGTCTCAGTCAACTCACCATAGTTACCTCCATAGTTGAAAGCCTGTTGTCCAGGCTGGTTCATGGGGGGGGTGCCCATGGGACCATCCATGCCAGTTGGTGCTGTGACATTAGGAGGAGGACTGAAGGTTCCTGCTGCCCCctgaccctgctgctgctgctgcatgatCATCATCCGCTGCCTTCTTATCAGCTCCCTGCGCTGAGCCAT
Protein-coding sequences here:
- the id1 gene encoding DNA-binding protein inhibitor ID-1 → MKVVGSTCALKSKGEDVVRCLSDQSLTISKCKIPLLDEQMSVFLQDMNSCYSKLKELVPTLPTNKKASKVEILQHVIDYIWDLQVELDEPEKSRQHTVSSVPRTPLTTLNAELASISVENGCSDDRIMCR